AGACCTCGCTCAAAATGCCATGAGAAAGCATAATACAAAAGTCCTGAACTTATATACCACTCTGGGTAATTACGACCTGGTGGCGATCATCGAGTCGCCAAATGCAATGGCTGCCGCGAAAGTAAGCGCTGAAATAGCCTCACAGGGAAATTTCCGTGCCGAGACTTTGCCCGCTGTCACCACAGAGGAATTTATTGAAGGCGGAACTGAAGAGGAATATTAGCAGTTACGATTTGAGTTGTCGTTGGCGCCTGGCCTCGAAAAAAAGCAGGGCCGCCGCGACGGAAGCATTCAATGAATTCATTTTGCCAAACATCGGGATGCTCACCAGAAAATCACAATTCTCTTTTACCAGCCTGTGTATGCCGCGCCCCTCAGCTCCGATCACAATAGCAAGGGGCCCCGACAAATCCGCTTCAGTAAAACTTTGACCTGCATTTTGATCGGTGCCTGCAATCCAGATGTTCTTTTTTTTAAGGGTATCGATAGTATAGTTG
This window of the candidate division KSB1 bacterium genome carries:
- a CDS encoding GYD domain-containing protein, whose protein sequence is MPTFIRLINLTEQGARNIKNLSKMIDLAQNAMRKHNTKVLNLYTTLGNYDLVAIIESPNAMAAAKVSAEIASQGNFRAETLPAVTTEEFIEGGTEEEY